From Lysobacter auxotrophicus, the proteins below share one genomic window:
- a CDS encoding DUF2752 domain-containing protein, with translation MNAVASRASTFDMRTVVVGAAAVSALSGAALLRAVEPGALWPCAFHAITGLHCPGCGLTRMLHALVHGDMARAWSMNPLAMIALPLLAMMLMQWWLARPLVPARLNRVVHDGRVWIVAMVLFGVLRNLPFAPLAWMAPG, from the coding sequence ATGAACGCCGTCGCGTCCCGCGCCTCGACCTTCGACATGCGCACCGTCGTGGTGGGCGCCGCGGCGGTAAGCGCGCTTTCCGGCGCGGCGTTGTTGCGGGCGGTCGAGCCGGGTGCGCTTTGGCCCTGCGCGTTCCATGCGATCACCGGATTGCACTGCCCCGGCTGCGGTCTCACGCGCATGCTGCATGCGCTGGTGCACGGCGACATGGCGCGCGCGTGGTCGATGAATCCGCTGGCGATGATCGCGCTGCCGCTATTGGCGATGATGCTGATGCAGTGGTGGCTGGCGCGCCCGTTGGTGCCTGCGCGCCTGAATCGCGTCGTGCACGATGGGCGCGTCTGGATTGTCGCGATGGTGCTGTTCGGCGTGCTGCGGAATCTTCCGTTCGCGCCGTTGGCGTGGATGGCGCCGGGCTGA
- the erpA gene encoding iron-sulfur cluster insertion protein ErpA yields MELPTLSATPDYQSLDRPLQFSSAAATKVRELIAEEGNDALKLRVYIQGGGCSGFQYGFEFDEQQAEDDLAILTDGVTLLVDPLSLQYLMGAEVDYTESLHGAQFVIRNPNAKTTCGCGSSFAV; encoded by the coding sequence ATGGAATTGCCGACCCTCTCCGCCACGCCGGACTACCAGTCCCTCGACCGCCCCCTCCAGTTCTCGTCGGCCGCCGCCACCAAGGTGCGCGAGCTGATCGCGGAGGAGGGCAACGATGCCCTGAAGCTGCGCGTCTACATCCAGGGCGGCGGTTGCTCGGGGTTCCAGTACGGCTTCGAGTTCGACGAGCAGCAGGCCGAGGACGACCTCGCCATCCTGACCGACGGCGTCACGCTGCTGGTCGACCCGCTGAGCCTGCAGTACCTGATGGGCGCCGAAGTCGACTACACCGAGAGCCTGCACGGCGCGCAGTTCGTGATCCGCAATCCGAACGCCAAGACCACCTGCGGCTGCGGTTCCTCGTTCGCGGTGTGA
- a CDS encoding CD225/dispanin family protein, which yields MNVPPPIPPSPSPLATRIPNYMIWAILITIASVLFCCIVGTIPGVIAIVFAAQVNTKLAAGDEAGAWVASRRAKLWCWITTGLTILGLCWTIWFISAGGMAQYQQMLQELENAQRVQQ from the coding sequence ATGAACGTGCCGCCCCCCATCCCGCCGTCGCCGTCGCCGCTGGCGACGCGCATTCCGAACTACATGATCTGGGCGATCCTGATCACCATCGCCTCGGTGCTGTTCTGCTGCATCGTCGGCACGATCCCGGGCGTCATCGCGATCGTGTTCGCCGCGCAGGTCAACACGAAGCTGGCCGCGGGCGATGAAGCCGGCGCATGGGTGGCCTCGCGTCGCGCGAAGCTGTGGTGCTGGATCACGACCGGCCTGACGATCCTCGGCCTGTGCTGGACGATCTGGTTCATCAGCGCCGGCGGCATGGCGCAGTACCAGCAGATGCTGCAGGAACTGGAAAACGCGCAGCGCGTCCAGCAATGA
- a CDS encoding DUF6776 family protein produces the protein MNNTPRRAPPPRFTIVQQRPDRRPLIVAVLAVAWLGSLAGVWLGAERHAAPKLPQVTAQLDAAQDELRRWRSQAEQLAQREATLSRSDQISRAANKEVQSELAEREEEISDLRANLAFYERLVGATGQPKGLSVHSARFDAESGGSWRYQIVLTQSLNKGAISRGRLHFTVEGVRHGKLATISWDELHQRSSAPTQEYSFRYFQQLGGSVMLPADFTPQRVRVSLEGGDVAVEQTLGWQLGAT, from the coding sequence ATGAACAACACGCCGCGCAGGGCGCCGCCGCCGCGTTTCACGATCGTCCAGCAACGGCCCGACCGCCGACCGCTGATCGTGGCCGTGCTCGCCGTCGCATGGCTGGGCTCGCTGGCGGGCGTGTGGCTCGGTGCCGAGCGCCACGCCGCCCCGAAGTTGCCGCAGGTAACCGCGCAGCTGGACGCCGCGCAGGACGAGCTGCGCCGCTGGCGTTCGCAGGCCGAACAGCTCGCCCAGCGCGAGGCCACGCTGTCGCGTTCCGACCAGATCAGCCGCGCGGCCAACAAGGAAGTGCAGAGCGAACTGGCCGAGCGCGAGGAGGAAATCTCCGACCTGCGCGCCAACCTCGCCTTCTACGAGCGCCTGGTCGGCGCCACCGGCCAGCCGAAGGGCCTGAGCGTGCATTCGGCACGCTTCGACGCCGAATCCGGCGGCAGCTGGCGCTACCAGATCGTGCTGACGCAGAGCCTCAACAAGGGCGCGATCAGCCGCGGCCGCCTGCATTTCACCGTGGAAGGCGTGCGTCACGGCAAGCTCGCGACGATCAGCTGGGACGAGCTCCATCAGCGCAGCTCCGCCCCCACGCAGGAATACTCGTTCCGCTATTTCCAGCAGTTGGGCGGCAGCGTCATGCTGCCGGCCGATTTCACGCCGCAGCGCGTGCGCGTGTCGCTGGAAGGCGGCGACGTGGCCGTCGAGCAGACGCTGGGCTGGCAGCTCGGCGCCACCTGA
- a CDS encoding bactofilin family protein, giving the protein MFKSKPAHVDGQVDTLIGAQVVIHGDLKFSGGLYVEGRIVGKVIAEEGQRATITLAENGSIEGEVRAPVVILNGRLDGDVYASERVELAAKARVQGNVHYQVVEMLAGSVLTGRLIHAGAHEGHALTEADLDAAAILR; this is encoded by the coding sequence ATGTTCAAGAGCAAACCCGCCCACGTCGACGGCCAGGTCGATACCCTCATCGGCGCCCAGGTGGTCATCCACGGCGACCTGAAGTTCAGCGGCGGCCTGTACGTGGAAGGCCGCATCGTCGGCAAGGTGATCGCCGAGGAAGGCCAGCGCGCCACGATCACGCTGGCCGAGAACGGCAGCATCGAGGGCGAGGTGCGCGCGCCGGTGGTGATCCTCAACGGCCGCCTGGATGGCGACGTCTACGCCAGCGAGCGCGTCGAGCTGGCCGCCAAGGCGCGCGTGCAGGGCAACGTGCATTACCAGGTCGTCGAGATGCTGGCCGGCTCGGTGCTCACCGGTCGCCTGATCCACGCCGGTGCCCACGAAGGGCACGCCCTGACTGAAGCGGATCTGGACGCCGCCGCCATTCTGCGCTGA
- the nudC gene encoding NAD(+) diphosphatase: MSDTPAPFAFVEAGVDAACRGALDRADALRDDPDALKARWPTSRVILLDEKGNAYADDQGRLFAATGRDISDGPGGVGASVFLGLDPHDIAWFALEGALTALDAPRRVDLRSAASLWPAFDASVFAQARALQHWRSRHRFCGVCGGEVALSRAGWQGKCVQCGAEHYPRTDPAVIVAVTDGSRLLLGRQAGWPARRYSVLAGFVEPGESLEQTVAREVLEESGVRVRRCRYLASQPWPFPGSLMLGFYAEAEPDAPQVGDELEEARWFTADEVRRARQRGEWGSTQDDGEGPVLSPSISISRWLIEQWLAGQGA, from the coding sequence GTGAGCGACACGCCGGCACCCTTCGCGTTCGTCGAGGCCGGCGTCGATGCGGCCTGCCGCGGCGCGCTCGATCGCGCCGACGCCCTGCGCGACGACCCCGACGCACTCAAAGCCCGCTGGCCCACCTCGCGAGTGATCCTGCTCGACGAGAAGGGCAACGCCTACGCCGACGATCAAGGCCGCCTGTTCGCGGCGACCGGCCGCGACATCAGCGACGGCCCCGGCGGCGTGGGCGCGTCGGTGTTCCTGGGACTGGATCCGCACGACATCGCGTGGTTCGCGCTGGAAGGTGCGCTGACCGCGCTCGATGCGCCGCGTCGCGTCGACCTGCGCAGTGCGGCGTCGCTGTGGCCGGCGTTCGATGCCAGCGTGTTCGCGCAGGCGCGCGCGCTGCAGCACTGGCGAAGCCGCCATCGCTTCTGCGGCGTGTGCGGCGGCGAGGTCGCTTTGTCGCGCGCGGGCTGGCAGGGCAAGTGCGTCCAGTGCGGCGCCGAACATTATCCGCGCACCGACCCGGCCGTGATCGTCGCCGTCACCGACGGCTCGCGTCTGCTGCTCGGTCGCCAGGCGGGCTGGCCGGCGCGCCGTTATTCGGTGCTCGCCGGATTCGTCGAACCCGGCGAATCGCTGGAGCAGACCGTCGCGCGCGAAGTGTTGGAAGAATCCGGCGTGCGCGTGCGGCGTTGCCGTTACCTCGCGTCGCAGCCGTGGCCGTTCCCGGGATCGCTGATGCTCGGTTTTTACGCGGAAGCCGAACCCGACGCGCCCCAGGTAGGCGACGAACTGGAAGAGGCGCGCTGGTTCACCGCGGACGAGGTGCGTCGCGCACGCCAGCGCGGCGAATGGGGCAGCACGCAGGACGATGGCGAAGGCCCGGTGTTGTCGCCGAGCATTTCGATCTCGCGCTGGTTGATCGAGCAGTGGCTGGCGGGGCAGGGCGCGTAA
- a CDS encoding PAAR domain-containing protein yields the protein MIQRPHIASLDHASHRRDSTFKVANMRDGFIRLGDPTTSGGKVVQASGFPSDGIPTALEDDKASCPLHGGDFPIVGGYAFFKQSGRNTATEQLSKLACGCGLISTTAPSLARVEQTPSHGSNASAARAAERFAEPTKGGMETGQFDEHFIFVDAVTGDPLRGLTCLLIPEVGLPQQCALDDRGRTERHRTAAPIPISVAISAPAPAEE from the coding sequence TTGATCCAACGTCCGCACATTGCAAGCCTCGACCACGCGTCGCATCGACGCGATTCGACCTTCAAGGTGGCAAACATGCGGGATGGATTCATCAGACTGGGCGATCCGACGACCAGTGGCGGCAAAGTTGTTCAGGCAAGCGGGTTTCCGAGCGACGGCATCCCGACTGCGTTGGAGGACGACAAGGCGTCCTGCCCACTGCACGGGGGCGACTTCCCGATCGTCGGGGGATACGCGTTCTTCAAGCAGAGCGGCCGAAACACAGCGACCGAACAGCTCAGCAAACTTGCTTGCGGCTGCGGCCTGATCTCCACTACGGCGCCGTCGCTCGCGCGCGTCGAACAGACGCCGAGCCATGGCAGCAACGCTTCAGCTGCCCGTGCCGCCGAGCGGTTCGCTGAACCAACCAAGGGCGGAATGGAAACGGGCCAGTTCGACGAGCACTTCATCTTCGTGGACGCTGTTACTGGCGACCCGCTGAGGGGCTTGACGTGCTTACTGATACCCGAGGTCGGACTCCCGCAGCAGTGCGCGCTCGACGATAGGGGGAGGACCGAGCGACATCGCACGGCTGCGCCCATACCCATCTCGGTCGCCATCTCTGCTCCGGCACCTGCAGAGGAGTGA
- a CDS encoding DUF4126 domain-containing protein, translated as MTDAHLFAIGVVLAWLAGIRVYLTVFGVGLAGFFGWLDLPEALQVTASPWVLGVSGLLAAGEFFADKIPGVDSGWDLLHTLLRVPAGAFLAAATLSPDGQLGAGALAAGAGVALTSHVLKSGSRALLNTSPEPVSNWTASITEDVATIGGLALVFAHPWVALTIVVLISITVALLLWWVWRMLFRRAPKPGPV; from the coding sequence ATGACGGATGCGCACCTGTTCGCAATTGGCGTAGTTCTGGCCTGGTTGGCCGGCATCCGCGTCTATCTCACGGTTTTCGGCGTCGGGCTGGCCGGCTTCTTCGGCTGGCTGGACCTGCCGGAGGCGCTGCAGGTTACTGCCTCGCCCTGGGTTCTGGGCGTTTCGGGCCTGCTCGCCGCTGGTGAATTTTTCGCCGACAAGATCCCGGGCGTCGATTCGGGCTGGGACCTGCTCCACACGCTGTTGCGCGTCCCGGCGGGCGCCTTCCTCGCGGCGGCCACGCTGTCGCCGGACGGCCAGCTGGGCGCCGGTGCGCTGGCGGCCGGCGCGGGCGTCGCGCTGACCAGCCACGTACTCAAGTCCGGCTCGCGCGCCCTGCTCAACACCTCGCCGGAACCGGTCAGCAACTGGACGGCCTCCATCACCGAAGACGTCGCCACGATCGGCGGCCTCGCGCTGGTGTTCGCGCATCCGTGGGTCGCGCTGACCATCGTGGTGCTGATCAGCATCACCGTCGCGCTGCTGCTGTGGTGGGTGTGGCGGATGCTGTTCCGGCGCGCGCCGAAACCCGGGCCGGTCTGA
- a CDS encoding MFS transporter, which produces MAHSQFDLLRQRRFLPFFVTQCLGAFNDNVYRQAIIGLLFWLGVDEAERTLYTNIAPALFILPYFLFSATAGQIAEKLEKSRLIRITTTMEIAIMSLAAVGFLTQNMIVLLVALFCTGVQSTLFGPVKYSILPSVLKPEELTGGNGLVEMGTSMSILIGMIFGGLIFKLAGAHGPVVAATAIILLAVSGNVVSRFIPRAEPGAPGLRINWNPIPESLAVLRLAKRQLAVRNSVLGVSWFWFIGTVLTSQLPSYAVVNLGGSETLYILALALFSIGTGVGSVLCEKLSARTVEIGLVPLGAFGMSAFMLDLYFARSGAAPVSDLGAMEFLQQPGSWRIAMDLTGIGLFAGFFAVPLFALIQSRTPREEISRVIAGMNIQNAGFIVLAAVLGIVVQRFFGWTIPQVFLALAIANVVVAIYIFTIVPEFMMRFLSWVFVRVLYRMRPHGIEQHVPDEGAALIVCNHVSYMDALILSASVPRPIRFVMYYKIFRIPVMSWIFRTAKAIPIAGAKEDPELMRRAFDEIDAALAEGELVGIFPEGALTKDGQIAPFKSGVEHILERAAARGQVVPVVPMALRNMWTSMWSRRDTRLGRMRVPRRFRAPVEVIAQAPIVDATVDAATLEAKVRAMRGDAA; this is translated from the coding sequence ATGGCACACAGTCAGTTCGACCTGCTGCGGCAGCGGCGCTTCCTGCCGTTCTTCGTGACCCAGTGCCTGGGGGCGTTCAACGACAACGTGTACCGGCAGGCGATCATCGGCCTGCTGTTCTGGCTCGGCGTGGACGAGGCCGAGCGCACGCTCTACACCAACATCGCGCCGGCGTTGTTCATCCTGCCGTACTTCCTGTTCTCGGCCACGGCGGGGCAGATCGCGGAGAAGCTGGAGAAGTCCAGGCTCATCCGCATCACCACGACGATGGAAATCGCGATCATGTCGCTGGCGGCGGTGGGCTTTCTCACGCAGAACATGATCGTGCTGCTCGTCGCGCTGTTCTGCACGGGCGTGCAGTCCACGCTGTTCGGGCCGGTGAAGTATTCGATCCTGCCGTCGGTGCTGAAGCCGGAAGAACTCACCGGCGGCAACGGGCTGGTGGAGATGGGCACGTCGATGTCGATCCTCATCGGCATGATCTTCGGCGGCCTGATCTTCAAGCTCGCCGGCGCGCACGGGCCGGTGGTCGCGGCGACGGCGATCATCCTGCTCGCGGTGAGCGGCAACGTGGTGAGCCGTTTCATTCCGCGCGCCGAACCGGGCGCGCCGGGGCTGCGGATCAACTGGAACCCGATCCCCGAGTCGCTCGCCGTGCTGCGTCTGGCCAAGCGCCAGCTCGCCGTGCGCAATTCGGTGCTGGGCGTGTCGTGGTTCTGGTTCATCGGCACGGTGCTGACCTCGCAGCTGCCGAGCTACGCGGTGGTGAACCTCGGCGGCAGCGAGACGCTGTACATCCTGGCGCTGGCGCTGTTTTCCATCGGCACCGGCGTGGGTTCGGTGCTGTGCGAGAAGCTCTCCGCACGCACGGTGGAGATCGGCCTGGTGCCGCTGGGCGCGTTCGGCATGAGCGCCTTCATGCTCGATTTGTATTTCGCGCGCAGCGGTGCGGCCCCGGTGTCGGACCTGGGCGCGATGGAGTTCCTGCAGCAGCCGGGCAGCTGGCGCATCGCAATGGATTTGACGGGTATCGGGCTGTTCGCCGGCTTCTTCGCGGTGCCGCTGTTCGCGCTGATCCAGAGCCGCACGCCGCGCGAGGAGATCTCGCGCGTGATCGCCGGCATGAACATCCAGAACGCGGGCTTCATCGTGCTGGCGGCGGTACTGGGCATCGTGGTGCAGCGCTTCTTCGGGTGGACGATCCCGCAGGTGTTCCTGGCGCTGGCGATCGCGAATGTGGTCGTGGCGATCTACATCTTCACGATCGTGCCCGAGTTCATGATGCGCTTCCTGAGCTGGGTGTTCGTGCGCGTGCTGTATCGCATGCGGCCCCACGGCATCGAGCAGCACGTGCCCGACGAAGGCGCGGCGCTGATCGTGTGCAACCACGTGAGCTACATGGATGCACTGATCCTGTCGGCCAGCGTGCCGCGGCCAATACGCTTCGTCATGTATTACAAGATCTTCCGCATCCCGGTGATGAGCTGGATCTTCCGCACGGCGAAGGCCATCCCGATCGCCGGCGCGAAGGAGGACCCGGAGCTGATGCGCCGTGCATTCGACGAGATCGACGCCGCGCTGGCCGAAGGCGAGCTGGTCGGCATCTTCCCCGAGGGCGCGCTGACGAAGGACGGACAGATCGCGCCGTTCAAGTCGGGCGTGGAGCACATCCTCGAACGCGCCGCCGCGCGCGGGCAGGTTGTGCCCGTGGTGCCGATGGCGCTGCGGAACATGTGGACGAGCATGTGGAGCCGTCGCGACACGCGGCTGGGGCGCATGCGCGTGCCGCGCCGCTTCCGCGCGCCGGTGGAGGTGATCGCGCAGGCGCCCATCGTCGATGCGACGGTGGATGCGGCCACGCTGGAAGCGAAGGTGCGGGCGATGCGCGGCGACGCCGCCTGA
- the bfr gene encoding bacterioferritin — MKGDAKVIEFLNKALYNELTAINQYFLHAKMLKNWGLKELAEHEYKESIDEMKHADKLSERILFLEGLPNFQALGKLRIGENPREVLACDLALELEGLPLLRDAIRYCESVNDYVSRKLFADILDSEEEHIDWIETQLSLIERLGEQNYLLTKLED; from the coding sequence ATGAAGGGCGACGCCAAGGTCATCGAATTCCTCAACAAGGCGCTCTACAACGAGCTGACCGCGATCAACCAGTACTTCCTGCATGCCAAGATGCTGAAGAACTGGGGCCTGAAGGAACTGGCCGAACACGAATACAAGGAATCCATCGACGAGATGAAGCACGCCGACAAGTTGTCGGAGCGCATCCTCTTCCTCGAAGGGCTTCCGAACTTCCAGGCGCTGGGCAAGCTGCGCATCGGCGAGAACCCGCGCGAAGTGCTGGCGTGCGACCTCGCACTCGAACTGGAAGGCCTGCCGCTACTGCGCGATGCCATCCGCTATTGCGAATCGGTGAACGACTACGTCAGCCGCAAGCTGTTCGCCGACATCCTCGATTCCGAGGAAGAACACATCGACTGGATCGAAACGCAGCTGTCGCTCATCGAACGCCTGGGCGAGCAGAACTACCTGCTGACCAAGCTGGAAGACTGA
- a CDS encoding DUF6776 family protein, with the protein MTPSDPEQPGSSRPAGHVPEPVAAPSAARDALVGGRTPLLLGAVALSLLFGLWGLWRVFAPAPDSPQGQLETSERETRGQRREIEQLEQRVATLSRSDQISRDANRDLQSTLAERDEEIAGLRADVAFYERLVGSTAQRRGLAVHSLKLQPQTDTAWHFTGTLTQNLNRGAVSTGQLTLAIEGTRGGKLEKLTWPVLRQQANAPGITYSFKYFQQIEGDVFLPPGFTPVRVAVRLAPRSGAAIEQSFTWAEATRDVAPATATP; encoded by the coding sequence ATGACCCCGAGCGATCCCGAACAACCCGGTTCGTCCCGACCGGCCGGCCACGTGCCGGAGCCGGTTGCCGCGCCCTCCGCCGCGCGCGACGCGCTGGTCGGCGGGCGCACGCCGTTGCTGCTCGGCGCGGTGGCGCTGTCGCTGCTGTTCGGGTTGTGGGGGCTGTGGCGGGTGTTCGCGCCGGCTCCCGACAGCCCGCAGGGCCAGCTGGAAACCAGCGAGCGCGAAACGCGCGGCCAGCGGCGCGAGATCGAGCAACTCGAACAGCGCGTGGCCACGCTGAGTCGTTCCGACCAGATCAGCCGCGATGCCAACCGCGACCTGCAGAGCACGCTGGCCGAACGCGACGAGGAAATCGCCGGCCTGCGCGCCGACGTCGCCTTCTATGAGCGTCTGGTCGGCAGCACTGCCCAGCGCCGTGGCTTGGCGGTGCATTCGCTGAAACTGCAGCCGCAGACCGACACCGCGTGGCACTTCACCGGCACGCTCACGCAGAACCTCAACCGGGGCGCGGTCAGCACCGGCCAGCTCACGCTCGCCATCGAAGGCACGCGCGGCGGCAAGCTCGAAAAACTCACCTGGCCCGTGCTGCGGCAGCAGGCGAACGCGCCGGGCATCACCTATTCGTTCAAGTATTTCCAGCAGATCGAAGGCGACGTCTTCCTGCCGCCGGGCTTCACGCCGGTCCGCGTGGCGGTGCGGCTGGCCCCGCGCTCGGGGGCGGCGATCGAGCAGTCCTTCACCTGGGCCGAGGCCACGCGCGACGTCGCGCCGGCGACCGCAACCCCCTGA